In Zingiber officinale cultivar Zhangliang chromosome 1A, Zo_v1.1, whole genome shotgun sequence, the DNA window ATTCCTatacttattttcaaaataattaatgtCATTGCAATTTTCTTCACTTATTTATTATATTGTATTTTGTTTTaatcctaactttaacttgggttgatgcacataaaaaaaaaagattgtaagtattccatggtagttttgatgtgattaaccgagttaagttaggtcttgtttgtgtttaatgtcttgtgtctaactgtgcaaaaacttaggaacacaagaagtcaaacaGAAGATGTAGTGGAAGAGAAGGATGGTGTGGGAAgtgagtcgacaggctcggtacATCCGAGGAACTAGAATTTACCGAAGAGTACACGACAGACGAGGACGCACACAGcgcttccgagggatgagaagccggagtagaAGCCTACTTTGGCGAGGGCAATTCTGGATGGTCGAAATTACCCAAGCGAGCTGTGTAGCGGAAAAGCAACCAGAGTGTTTTCTTTTGGTCCAGGCGCCTCCAAGTAGCCTTTTGGCCACCGTTGCATTAAGGAAAAAGTTTTATCCTTttggaggcaccctggacctCTTTGGAGACCCCTCTGAGCAatagatagatttttttttaggaGCCATAAAAAGACCCTTGAAGCTAGGAATTGAATAATAACTGAACTACATGTCCTGTAATCACTTCTTAGTTTTTCTTGTGAGCTGTCAACGAAAGTAAGAGGCCTCCGCTTTCAATAAAGGAACAACCACCTAGATTGCAACcaaaatgagaaagggattaCTTTATttctgcaggcaattcaccccctcttgccaacTGCTTCAAGACCAACAACAACTCGGCATAGTCTAGTCAGCTGGATTACGCCTTCTTCGATAAGACTTAAAGGAGAAACTTATGATGTGGAAGAATTCTACAGTCCTCACATGTCCGGTATGATTAAGAATCAAGTTGAGCAGTCAGttaaagtcaaggtgaggtggATTTGACCTAAGGGGGTCAGACTTAGCCTGAAAGAGATTCAGCTCTAGTTAAACTCGCTCAACTCACTCACCTCAAAAGTTCAAAGTTTAATCAAGTATTGATCCCGACACCTCTCTAGTCTCAGCCACCATTCTATCTCAGTTTCGGCCTTAGTCACCGACATCTCTTCCGGCTCAGTCCTAAATCTTGTGTTGCCCATGTCTAGGCCTAGGTCGCTGACATCCTCCATGCCTCTGATCTCGACATCACCTATATTTCGGCCTCAAGCTTCATATCTTGGCGTCCTACATGTCGTAGTCTCAGATCCTGACATTATCCTTGTCTCGGCCTCAGCAACCGACATCATCTTTAGTTCAAtctctgtaacgcccgaaaattctcaaaactattttagaaaaattctataatttttctgggattttagaatatttttatggaatttttagagtagcggaagtagcaaaaataaatagaaaacgaaaatggcctacgcgggaattgaacccgagacctattgggtcctacgacttatagatagctttagtaaccggatgaacccagcagggctgtgctgaaaggaaagggaaataattttatttaaattagagttgggggaattaatcccttaatataaataggaattaataagtggggagataggattttaatcggcaacttctcttttcctcaccctagccacgccgcaaccctcccttctcctctccttctctcggcgccaaccacaagaacaagcaagggttctgtcccaagggttccaagggcattccggcgatgacttcgacacgtggacgctcccctccgcgagaggaacgcttagacgcgagaagattgtcgaaaggatcgtctcctccggaaatctaacgattagaatcgtaagaaaatccgaacaggaggtaagaaacccctcacctgcagtataagtagtttttCATAAgatagaatgcttttaaattagctatatgtagatttttcgacgcatagggtgtatttaaccctcctcgcagatttagggatttagttgagcacctctagatgggccagacatgtttactcctttcagttggagattctagacgtcgtcgggtgcctagaggtggtctccctagtagaggggagagttggagcacactaagtgtttgataaaatgcttagctcagtaaaatgctacaataggcatttttaataactcagtaaatgcaatagaagcatttaaaatagcttagttagtcttgctacagcatatatgggactgcggtccaatgggtgggcacccacagtcgcctctaggttcagataacctagtaaaagcaagataaattagttagctatgatccagtattttactttcagtaggggcactgtacgggactagatgtccttgggctgggctcccatagtcggtccctggatttagataacctagtaaaccttactaaactcgggatttgcaaccccgggtctagtcaaggatgcgcgcatagcatgtacagttgtcgggtccattagcagcatgattatgtattttaatctattatgataatagttttccaaactcacaatcagtcatgTGATTATATTCTAAATCAGTTCTAGCTCAGCTTTAGTTTAACTCAGCtatgtttcagtttagtcctttcttaTTAATACTTCAGTTATTGCTATGACTAGTTTTGATTTTTATGTTTTGtaagatagtatgccatgcctagcATTCTCTATCAAGTTTtcaatcagcatctttcaaaagcatgaactcatcgtatgcatgttttagtgaggtagatggtttcttactaagcgaaagcttacagatactttcttttccttatactgcagataaaggtaaaggaaagatggactagcggaggctggagggcaatgctacgaagatgtgtgtgggcaggaacttggaataaagatcttaggaaaTTTCAGCAAGTTTGTTTTAAGTATTAGAACCTTTAGCATTTCTTATTACGCTACTTTTGCTTATTTAAGTGGTTGCATGCATGGAGTAATAGAAactctgcttagattgttagtaaacctgtttagaatgctagctgttTGTTATTAGAACGTTTCCtggttattttagaacttgaaatgtgattgaggcacgaaacagtgctgaaatcagagcttagatgcaaaatcagaaactccaatcgatcggtggatcgattgggggttcccaatcgatcagcttatcgattgggcaatttgttccgcgaacagtaggcttctggatcgatcggctgatcgatccagcaatttctgtcgcgaacaaaaagctctggaatcgatcgctggatcgattgaccagtctggatcgatcagccgattgatccagaatattgcccgagcacagtagcgtgctggatcgatcactggatcgatccaacccatgtcccggatacagtagccctctgaatcgatctccagatcgattcgaccattccaatcgatccgtggatcgattgggaggcctgatattagctagaaacccttagttaagttccttgaccataaggggaggtaataatgacatgaatagctcagattacaccccttagcacgtgtagaaccaagaaatgataatagtttagcagaaattttaattggtacagcttccgcactagatttaatgatggtcatggattagttagcacagcataatgtgacgatcggccttacagcttagttagtagaaggcgggtcgttacaatctcAGTGCTTACTCAGTCTCAACCTTAGTTGCTGATATTCCCTCCGACACAGTCTTAGATCCCCCCAGCATCACTTATGTCTCGACCCAGGCTGCCAACATCCCCTACGGCTCAGTCCTAAATCTTAGCATCACCTATGTCTCAGCCTTAGTCGTTGATATTCCCTCCAGCTCAATCCCAAATCCCGACAACGGCTATGTCTCGGCACAGGTCGTTGGCATCCCCTCCAACTCAGTCCTAGATCCCGACATCACCTATGTCTTGACCTCAATCGTTGACATCCCCTTCGACTCAGTCCTAGATCTCGACATCACCTATGTCTCAGCCTCAGTCACCGACATCCCCTCCGACTCAGTCCTAGATCCCGACATCACCTATGTCTCGGTCTTAGTCATCAACATCCCCTCCGTCTTGACCCATCTCGCTGACATTGTCTACTCACAAGGCGATTCAACATCAACATTATTTCTTCATCTGTCGTTGTATCAAACCCCCTCTATGGGGCCTAGATAAGACTATCCCTCCCAAGAGAAGCGGACAACAATAGCAAATATTCTATAACATGCGACACCAGATGAATGTGTAGGTAGTTACAAGATTGGCAGATTTGGTCCTCTAGATGCTTTCCTATAAACACATGGTGCTTGATGAATGGAGAAACAGCTAATCATTGTCGGATCTGGTTCCCTCATTGGTGTATATAAGGATGATGGAGGAGCGTGCAACATTTAGAGCATTTAACGTGGATATGCTCTTTGATAGTTATATAAATCTTAGAAAGAGTAAATGCAAGGGATTCAAACAAATTCTATGAggtcctcttcttcttcatcatcttcttattCTAGCATACTACATCaagcaaattctaacttgagTATTGAAATGGTCCATCGAGATCTCTTGGTGCCAATCTAACTCTCTTTTAGAGTGTCTTTTAGGTAATTTCATTTCCTTCACCGACTATCTTCGGAGCGCATGTGCACGTTAGCACGTTCATTAACTGGTAGTTTGACCATTCATGGTATTTAATCGGAATAACGTCTTTGCCTTAAAGTATGTTTTCATCGACTCCACCCTGACACTCCTTACCTtacgatccctcagatgctccaaGTCATCCATTGTCGATCTCACAAACCTAGAGCCACAGGATGTCCAACCAACTTAGCCATGCCAAGTTATCTCCATGTGCATTCCACAAAGTCCTACAAGACTCGGAAACGTTTTAAATTCATAagcaaatctaaattaaattctTTGCCCACGTATCAAAACTTATAGTCGCAATGGACATGATTGCACTAACATTGTAGACAAGAACAGAATCTATAAAAGTGCGAAAGGCTATTAAAGAAAACAATAATATCTTATTCCTGAAAAATAGATTTGGAGATTAGCTTGCAATTTGACatagaaaatttctgaagatCAGTAGCATACTTTTTTTTGGCTGAAAAGAACGGTCTATCAAGATACAGGTCCTCCATTTTCAAAAAATACTACAAGATTCCAAGATCAGTAATGTCAAACAAATTCTTCATTTCAAACTTAAACCAGTACATCACAGTTGGACTTCTATTTTTAAAATGCCTGGTTAATCACTTAAGGGCACAGGGACAAGAAATTTATTTATTCGTCACTATTAAAAAAAGTTGATGTGACATGTATTTGATACGCCTGATTATGGTTTGTATGCTGCAAGTGCCAAAATCAACCTATATGTATCCAATCCAGTCACCGGTGAAAATGCATTTGTACATTTCTAACTTTTTGACTATGGTAGCATATCAAACGTTATGAAGAATAAGGACAAAAGcgaaaaaaaagaacaaaaattattaatcaattaattgaaGAATCTAAAACGTTTACAGATAAGGGTAGTTTAAAAACTGCCTAGCGGTTGTAAGGGTAGTTTTTTTTGACTATGGTAGCATATCAAACTTTATGAAGAATAAGgacaaaagcaaaaaaaaaaaaaaaaactaaaattattaatcaattaattgaaGAAGAATCTAAAACGTTTACAGATAAGGGTAGTTAAAAAACTGCCTACCGGTTGTAAATTTAAATGAGAATATAATTGCAAATAACTACCAATGTGGAAATAATCAATATTAAACTATTGTAACATCGTCTTACATGCTATCTTAAAGACGTGAATATGTGACTCATTCTTGTCAGAACTTCATCAGGAACGAGAAAGATACAAAATCTGGTCTGAGTTCAAGCAAATTATATGCTTCAATGAGATCATTCATTCGGGTGAAGATAGGTAATAGGGGAAAATATATAGAATGGGTAAAACACTGGCTGAAACAATTACTTGAAACTAAAAATCTGGAAGAGTACTAACTAGCAAGAAGAGTCTTAATCAATCTTGTCATGAAGAGTGGCCACCAGATCATGGGCATCATCCAAGAGTTTCCAAACATCCAGTTGCCCGGCCATGCTGTTGCACTCTCGTAGGATCTCATCCATGCTGCTGTATCTCTCGATGATCAACTTTCTTCTCTGCAACACGGATGCTGCAATGGCATAGAGTAGCAAGTCATCTGTAGGAGGAGCTCGCAACCTCATCCTCCCCCAAGCTGATTTACCATAACCTGCCCGAATTGCTGCCTGATCAGCCCACATAGCCTCCCACAAGCACAATGTCTGCTGGAACGTGAGCTCCCTTCGAAATACAACTACCACCATTCTGTACACAAAGAAGCAATCTTCAGCTTGAAGCTTCTCCAGATGTTCATAGAGTTGGAGGTCCTTGAACTTGATGACCTTTGATACGATATTTAATTGCCTCCTGATGCCTACCTCATCAAGCCTAAAATTATGCCTGGCTTTCTTCATAAAGCCAACAAAGCACCAAAATGCCTCATGGTCTTCTTCCATTACAGAAAGAATAGGAGTCAAAAGATCACTCATTCCTTGGCAGTACCCAATCACAGGATCATAAAGTGCATATGCTTCAAGAACTGCAACCAGTCGAGTAGCATGGTAGATTCTGCATGGTTCCAAGTCCTCATAGTCTGTCAATCCAACGTCAGCAGCAGCCTTAAGAGCTCTGGCCTCAGAGACTGCAGCTTGAACTGGAGAGTAGGGAATCCACTCTGTGTTAGCTCGGATGGAGTCTAAGCGGATGATACGCTGCCAGATGGCAAAATCCTCGATTGTTCGAATTGAATTTACAGTGTCTATATTTGCTGAAGCTATTCCTGTTATTCTGTGATTATTTTCTCTTGAAGGCTTTGCACGAGTGATCAACAAGGTTTCTGAATCTTCAACGGAAGATTCACTGCCTGATAATACTGCACCATCTTCAGGTACATCTGAATGTGTAATGCTACTCCTCTCCTCTCCATCCTGATTAGCTATGGTGGAGGTAAGACTTTCCTCTTTGATTGATTTCTCCAGATTTTCTTTGTTTGAGCATCCTTCTCCAATGGAGACAGACTCCTTAGCATAAACTTCTTCAGAACACACAAAATCACATCCCTGAACAAATCTTGGGCTATCCAATACTGCTTTTAACTCCTTGTGATCATCCCTGCTAAGTATTGTGAGGCGCTGACACTGTTTCCGTAGTTTCTCATATTCTTTCCTGTGGGCATAGGGAAATATGGTCAGCTATTCTCCTTCACAGAAAAGACCAGCAAATAGTAAATTGATTAGTGTCACTAATCATCTTATATTAGTAGTCAATATAGAGGAgctaaatgtttaaatatttgtCCATAATCCTCAACCCAGCATTATCATCCAGCCGTATTTATTTGGAGTAGGCAACATGAACCTCCATTGAGTTCTCTGCAAGGTTATAACACTACTAATATTCAAATTGATTAAATCATATTCAACTAATGTTTATTTTGGTCTACCTCAAAAAAAAATCCATAGAAAAAAGGAAAATGAGCCAGAATACCTGTTTAGCATTCCTGTCAAAATTCTTTGTGGCCTTGAACTGCTCAGCTCATAGCTGGAAGAGAAAGTAAGAATTATAGTTAAGCTATACTAGGTTGGactaaattgaatttttaaagtttctaaaacTCGTAATTGTTGTTCACTACAcaacaatataaatataatatatatttatattacaTGTGTgtataaatataatatatatttgtGGAATATCACAAACAATATACACCAACTTTAGCACAATAGAGAACTTGAAGTCATaatcatggtttgaaatctcatacTGTGCTAAGTGAAATAGTTGAAATGTATCATTTCGATAAATTATCGAAACTCGATACTACTAGACACCAAGACAAAGTATGTATTGTGTTAATTGTGTCAACAAGTATAATTTCATATTAACTCTCAACACTCCTCGGCATGCTAAAATTGAGATATTGATTTTTTATATATAGTTTGTCAGTACGCAAGATGATATTCAAAGTGTAGCATTCCTGATGGAAAGCAAAGGTTGAGCTTAACCATATAGTTGTGTTATCTTTTTCCTCCTTCCACCTCCAATTTATCACTAACACCATACATCAAAACGTCGGCACAATACCAAAATAATATTGTTCCAGTCAAAAATTGAAACATTGGCACAACTCGAGATTTCGAACCGCGACCAAAATTGACTCAAGTGAAAATCAGATCTTTTAATCAGATGGAATCTTTTATATTTTCACCTCTAATTAAGTTTGGTCAAAGGATTCTTATCAGAAATGTCATCATGAGATTGGTCAATTGGAGTCCTAACTAGGCTTGATAACCAAAACATAAACTTCAACTTTTAATATGCAGTTCCAAAAAGAACTCTTGGAATTTCCCGTCAAGGTCTATAAATTTGTGACTCAAAAGCCTCAACAAGCCTTATTTCTACAACATATCTTTAGCAATAAAAGAACTACTTGATGCACGAAACTCCTGTCAATACAGGATCCCGGAGAAGGGTCAAATGGGTCTATAATACACAGTTTTATCCTACATTGTAAGAGGCTTTCTGCAACTCGAACTCACACAACAACTTTACCATCATTATCTTTAGCAATACATAGAAATTTAAATCCTGACTTCCCCTTTAGCATGAAATTAAAAGGTAGGCTAGTCCCTCATTATCATGCTAAGAATACTGATTTCCATAAAAAGATGTCATTATCATGCTAACATAGACCACAACAACTGCAACAAAGCTTTTGCATGAGACTTCCAGAGCAGCACGAGACTTCCAAGGAGCTAGGGGCTGGGCCTAGGGGTTTTCGATTTTGTGATGGGGCTTTCATCTACTAGAATTTCTACAATGAAGCCAGAAGGGATCTTCTATAGTTCTgcctcttctctttcttctcctccaaatcttcttccttttccccttttttaTTTCCTCTTTATTCCTTCCTCCTTAGCATTTGCACACCCATCACTGCATCAATACTGAATGATTTCAGTCAAAGACTAACCCCAATTGGAACAATATTTGAACTTCATTGTAATCATTCTTTCTCGTCATAATCCAtattaagaaattaaaagaaaaaaattgacaAACTATGTTAGATAAGAATACTAATAATTATGTACAATATGTGGAAAATGCTATATTTAGTTTGTTAGAAATGAATAcaaggtggcaaaaggcgaatacgctcgcccccagcgcccctgccaactcgtcccaaggccaacaaagaggaggtaaatcacgggcagctactagcctttggaatagtgactagcacataaaggagacatttatctcgaatttgctgagattcgaaccccatacTTCATGGTGGcaatacctcatgcgctagccactagacccatccgagtgGACAAATGAATACAAGTACCATAAGTTGATTAACCTTATCAAATATGATTAAAAGCATTAGGAACTCATCAAGGTTTAATATTCTTTAAGATGTTGGCCACTGGTCTAATAGAAGCAACGTGTGTATCTTtctcaacaataacaacaacaacgaaGCCTTAGCCCACTAGGTAGGatcggctatatgaatccttttacaaactctatctcctactatatcatcatctatacttaaataaatcttatcttattttattgttgctaaccatgtCTTTTTTGGTCTTGCTCGTTTGATAtacgtgtttgtcatagtttcacatcacctaactggagcatttattggtcgtctaagtacatgtccgtaccatcttatacgtgtctctcggagttttcctagatacaactctgactttctctttaatgctctcatttcttattctgttcatTCTCGTATGCCCATACATCCACTATAACATTCttataactctcatcttctgctcatgtgctcgaatcatagcccaacattcagctccatataatatagcaagtctaactgcaattttataaaattttcctttaagttttaaaggtattttacggtcacataaaacacccgacgctctcctccatttcaatcatcctacttatattctatataagatatctctctcaatccctccatcactttgcaaaaataatcctaaatatctaaagctctCGATTCCGGATAACTCGCCATCTCTtattttaacaattgtctcattatgtctaatattactaaactcaaattccatatattctgtctttattctactaagcctaaaacatatctcttctagtgttttccatcaagattctagtttagcatttactctttcatgtgtttcatctaccaaaacaatatcatctgcaaacaatatgcacCACGGTATTGTGAGTGAGTTCGtctataattaatgtaaaaagatagaggCTTAgaactgatccttgatgtaaccctatctttattggaaatgcttcagttactccgcctgaagtctttactctagtcgttacatcctcgtaggtatccttaattagtttaatatatattACACTagtacctctcttttctagaattctccatataatttctcttaggactctatcataagctttttctaaatcaatgaataccatgtataaatctttttttttctctgatatttttcaattaaagaagatgtatagcttctattgtcgactttCTAGGCATTAACCCaattgattttcgatcaccatggtctccttccttaattttttttttttacttttttctaaagtttcatagtatgactcattagtttaatactcctatagtttgcataattttgtatgtctcccttgttcgtatataagggaactagagtacttattatCCATTTATCAGactttttttcgttttcaatattatgttaaataattttgtaagtcattcgataccttgtttccctaggcactttcatatctctatcggaatatcatctggtccaacgacttttccattatgcatcCCATTTaagcttgttctacttctgatgtttaaattctatgataaaaatttaaatttctatgctcatttgacctacataaattatctaagttaagttagCTACTTGaacctttattaaaaagttgatgaaaatatttcttccatcgctcttttatttctccatcatttactagtaccctattacattcatctttaacatattttatttagataagatatcttgtcttcctttctatcactttagctattctataaatgtctctttccccctcttttgtatccaatttttgatataatcttttaaaagttttattctttgcttcattcactactctcttagcttctttcttgactattgtatatttttttaagttttcctcgttcttacaaatatataattccttataagctattcgttttttcctttactttctcttgttttttctcattccactaccaagattccttacttagtggtgcatgtccctttgattcACCGAGTATACTCTTAGTTTTATTGtcaactttgataccatattatcccatgtcgtattagGATCacccatatatttcacctaatacttatacttctaccttctccttaaatatattttacttctcATCATTAAAAtttcaccacttaattctaggattcATATATATTCTTTTTATTGATATTATGTTTGAGGTGCATATCTAACACTACTAACATatattgggtagttaagctttttcTAGGGATGATCTTGCAATTTTTACAaatctttatatccttcttcacaaccataagaaagttaatttatgatttattattccgacttttgaatgtgactaaatgttcttttcttttcttaaaaaacgtattagctaatataaggtcatatactatcgcaaaatttaatatagttttccctttctTATTTCTCATTTCAAACCCATAACCCCATGTACCCTCttatatttctcatttttcactccgcaATGCTCATTtaaatcacctcctattaaaatcatttcatttggcggaatgttttataatattttatctaagtcatcccaaaaccttgatttggtagcttcatctaatcctatttgtggtacatatatgctaattatgtttataatttcatttaccactattatcttaagggttgtAATTCTATCTCTTttttaactactcctacaacttcatcctttaacgaactcTCTACAACAATACTCacttcatttcttgctttactatttcttgtgtaccataacttaaaacttaagTTCTCTATCAGTTTTGCCTTCTTGTCTACCTATTTTGTCTcttatacacacaaaatactaattcttctcctaatcatcatatctactacctctattGATTTATCAGTGAGGGTTTCTATGTTCTATGTTtcaaatattagattattagttttcctatcatatttgttcttatccaacttatggtgtgagaactcttgcctatttaacactatacccaaattctcatggagatgtagtggtccttgcCGATAAGTAACAGTCACACTCTGTAACGCGAAAACTTTCATATTTAGCATTACATCTGAGTCTTGGAGATATAGCGATTTTTGCCGAGATGTTACAGTCAGACCCTCTAATGAGTATCTTTctcaaattataataaataaataaataaagagaatGATAAAaataggatttttaaaatatatatttatgtcaACAAATATATCAAGTATTTCTATCGATAATTTAATTCAGAATGTTAATTGTAATATTGatattaaagtttaaaatttaaatcagaGTTTCAATATATGAgtgaaacaatactattttattaTCGTGTCatgttaatatattttttatactttttatttttaaatataaatgtgtattaattaacaaatatcaattatattaatatttaatagcaATAAATATTGACTATTGAGTTTATGTTTAGGGGTTAAGGGATTCTAGGTGTTATTTGTCAAATTGTTCTTGTTTCAATATTGTCTTATGACCTTCGAtcagtattgaatattttgttggtgcaagttaATGCTAAGTAATTGAACTAGTATTTTGAGATATGATAAATGGTTCAAATTGAGAAATAAGTTGAAATGACTCTTATAGGAGATTTAACAATCTTCTTGggactacaaattaaacaaaccaagaAATGCAACTATAAACACCAAACAAAATATGATAAAGAGATACCACatcaacaaccaagtcttatcccactaaatGAAGTTGACTATATGAATCATTCTTCGCCATTAGACTCTATTCCTTacttatatcatcatttatatttaaataaattttatcttattttattattgctaccAAGTCTTTTTGATCatcctcatttgatatgcatatttgTCACAGTTTCACATCGCTTAattagagcatttattggtcgtctaagaaCATAtttataccatcttaaacgtatctcCAAGTTTTAGATGTGCTTTACGATCACAAAGAACACCTTATGCTCTTCTTTATTTTAACCATCTGCTTATATTTTATGTAAAATATCTCTCTCAATTcttccatcattttgcaaaaatgatcctgaATACTTAAAGCTCTTAATTACAAGCAATTCGATatctcctattttaacaa includes these proteins:
- the LOC122026131 gene encoding rab GTPase-activating protein 22-like isoform X1 codes for the protein MPILGTFLFQLLQRRTDLAIVAACDGWRRIRSAARESMWGWSWLERGIGSFIRRDAGSGSNNGGAWIWGTGGSNGRWHDGIALGVTAMAGLALAATLVISSRRGGLKSPWSGKKRKRPLTRQQWNTFFLPDGKLRGGGVKFLKKVRSGGIDPSIRAEVWPFLLGVYELSSSRPQRILTGMLNRKEYEKLRKQCQRLTILSRDDHKELKAVLDSPRFVQGCDFVCSEEVYAKESVSIGEGCSNKENLEKSIKEESLTSTIANQDGEERSSITHSDVPEDGAVLSGSESSVEDSETLLITRAKPSRENNHRITGIASANIDTVNSIRTIEDFAIWQRIIRLDSIRANTEWIPYSPVQAAVSEARALKAAADVGLTDYEDLEPCRIYHATRLVAVLEAYALYDPVIGYCQGMSDLLTPILSVMEEDHEAFWCFVGFMKKARHNFRLDEVGIRRQLNIVSKVIKFKDLQLYEHLEKLQAEDCFFVYRMVVVVFRRELTFQQTLCLWEAMWADQAAIRAGYGKSAWGRMRLRAPPTDDLLLYAIAASVLQRRKLIIERYSSMDEILRECNSMAGQLDVWKLLDDAHDLVATLHDKID
- the LOC122026131 gene encoding rab GTPase-activating protein 22-like isoform X2; translation: MPILGTFLFQLLQRRTDLAIVAACDGWRRIRSAARESMWGWSWLERGIGSFIRRDAGSGSNNGGAWIWGTGGSNGRWHDGIALGVTAMAGLALAATLVISSRRGGLKSPWSGKKRKRPLTRQQWNTFFLPDGKLRGGGVKFLKKGIDPSIRAEVWPFLLGVYELSSSRPQRILTGMLNRKEYEKLRKQCQRLTILSRDDHKELKAVLDSPRFVQGCDFVCSEEVYAKESVSIGEGCSNKENLEKSIKEESLTSTIANQDGEERSSITHSDVPEDGAVLSGSESSVEDSETLLITRAKPSRENNHRITGIASANIDTVNSIRTIEDFAIWQRIIRLDSIRANTEWIPYSPVQAAVSEARALKAAADVGLTDYEDLEPCRIYHATRLVAVLEAYALYDPVIGYCQGMSDLLTPILSVMEEDHEAFWCFVGFMKKARHNFRLDEVGIRRQLNIVSKVIKFKDLQLYEHLEKLQAEDCFFVYRMVVVVFRRELTFQQTLCLWEAMWADQAAIRAGYGKSAWGRMRLRAPPTDDLLLYAIAASVLQRRKLIIERYSSMDEILRECNSMAGQLDVWKLLDDAHDLVATLHDKID
- the LOC122026131 gene encoding rab GTPase-activating protein 22-like isoform X3, yielding MPILGTFLFQLLQRRTDLAIVAACDGWRRIRSAARESMWGWSWLERGIGSFIRRDAGSGSNNGGAWIWGTGGSNGRWHDGIALGVTAMAGLALAATLVISSRRGGLKSPWSGKKRKRPLTRQQWNTFFLPDGKLRGGGVKFLKKVRSGGIDPSIRAEVWPFLLGVKEYEKLRKQCQRLTILSRDDHKELKAVLDSPRFVQGCDFVCSEEVYAKESVSIGEGCSNKENLEKSIKEESLTSTIANQDGEERSSITHSDVPEDGAVLSGSESSVEDSETLLITRAKPSRENNHRITGIASANIDTVNSIRTIEDFAIWQRIIRLDSIRANTEWIPYSPVQAAVSEARALKAAADVGLTDYEDLEPCRIYHATRLVAVLEAYALYDPVIGYCQGMSDLLTPILSVMEEDHEAFWCFVGFMKKARHNFRLDEVGIRRQLNIVSKVIKFKDLQLYEHLEKLQAEDCFFVYRMVVVVFRRELTFQQTLCLWEAMWADQAAIRAGYGKSAWGRMRLRAPPTDDLLLYAIAASVLQRRKLIIERYSSMDEILRECNSMAGQLDVWKLLDDAHDLVATLHDKID